In Agromyces sp. Leaf222, the genomic window TCGCGACGATTCCCGATGGCGACGTGCGGGCGGCGATCACCGATGCGCTCGTGGCGTTCTGGGGCGATTCGGGCGCGTCGGGGGAGTAGCGCGGTCGGATGCCGCGGCATCCGATCACGGTTGAGCAACTCTGGTTGACAAAGTCATGTAAGCAACATAGGTTGCTTACATGAACCCGCCGCCACCACCGCCGCCACCGCCGCCCACGACGAGCCCGGACCCCACCGGAGCCGAGGCCTCCGACCTCGCCGCCGTCGTCGCACTGCGTGATCTCGCCGACCAGCTCGAAGACGCCGCCATCGAACGCGCGATGCGCGAGGGCTGGAGCTGGACCCAGGTCGCCGAGGCC contains:
- a CDS encoding helix-turn-helix domain-containing protein gives rise to the protein MNPPPPPPPPPPTTSPDPTGAEASDLAAVVALRDLADQLEDAAIERAMREGWSWTQVAEALGVTRQAVHKKHHRRLEHAGIELRRRGNA